The nucleotide sequence catcCTGGGTATTGACCAACttcttagccattatactacagtgCTGCCCCAGTAATGGTACCTGTAATGCTAGCTTATGAAACAATATGCCTGAAATGTTTGAGGTTTCGTATTTACGAAACGAAACCCACTGATTCACTCACGTTCATTGTGACACAAAGGACaacttaaaatatgaattaaattaaataaagtgtaCTGGGATTGGGGTAGAGTGCTTTGGTAAGATATGATAATTGAgaactgaaataatgtaattatccTTTTCAGTGGTGCAATGTTTATCCTCAAAAGTGGAAGTGAACGAATTGACTTCTTCCTgtcaaacaaaagagaaaattctAAGGATGGACTGCAACTATACTGTCCCAGATACATCCAAAGCGCTGACTTGCGAGTACAGACAAGAAGGGAAAGTGATCGGCAGTACAGATCCCAAAGTTGCAGTGGACCCCACCTTCAAGAACCACGCTAATGTATCTTTGTTGGATGGAAATGTGTGTCGCCTCCTCTTGACGGGATTCTCTGAAGACATGCCCAAAAACTATACCTGCATCATCACCCAGGGCGAAACTGCAAACAAGACTGCGGTTGTGGACAGCAGtaagccttttttaaattttagattttacatttcattacaggcatttagcagacactcctttccagagtgacttacacaactattacatagcatttacattgcatccatttatacagctggatatatactgaagcaatgcgggttaagtaccttgctcaaaggtacaatggcagtgtccatcCTGGTTATTGACCAACttcttagccattatactacagtgCTGCCCCAGTAATGCTACCTGTATTGCTAGCTTATGAAACAATATGCCTGAAATGTTTGAGGTTTCGTATTTACGAAACAAAACCCACTGATTCACTCACGTTCATTGTGACACAAAGGACaacttaaaatatgaattaaattaaataaagtgtaCTGAGATTGGGGTAGAGTGCTTTGGTAAGATATGATAATTGAgaactgaaataatgtaattatccTTTTCAGTGGTGCAATGTTTATCCTCAAAAGTGGAAGTGAACGAATTGACTTCTTCCTgtcaaacaaaagagaaaattctAAGGATGGACTGTAACTATACTGTCCCAGATACATCCAAAGCGCTGACTTGCGAGTACAGACAAGAAGACAAAGTGATCGGCAGTACAGATCCCAAAGTTGCAGTGGACCCCACCTTCAAGAACCACGCTAATGTATCTTTGTTGGATGGAAATGTGTGTCGCCTCCTCTTGACGGGATTCTCTGAAGACACGCCCAAAAACTATACCTGCATCATCACCCAGGGCGAAACTGCAAACAAGACTGCGGTTGTGGACAGCAGtaagccttttttaaattttagattttacatttcattacaggcatttagcagacactcttttccagagtgacttacacaactattacatagcatttacattgcatccatttatacagctggatatatactgaagcaatgcgggttaagtaccttgctcaaaggtacaatggcagtgtccatcCTGGTTATTGACCAACttcttagccattatactacagtgCTGCCCCAGTAATGCTACCTGTATTGCTAGCTTATGAAACAATATGCCTGAAATGTTTGAGGTTTCGTATTTACGAAACGAAACCCACTGATTCACTCACGTTCATTGTGACACAAAGGACaacttaaaatatgaattaaattaaataaagtgtaCTGGGATTGGGGTGGAGTGCTTTGGTAAGATATGATCATTGAgaactgaaataatgtaattatccTTTTCAGTGGTGCAATGTTTATCCTCAAAAGTGGAAGTGAACGAATTGACTTCTTCCTgtcaaacaaaagagaaaattctAAGGATGGACTGCAACTATACTGTCCCAGATACATCCAAAGCGCTGACTTGCGAGTACAGACAAGAAGACAAAGTGATCGGCAGTACAGATCCCAAAGTTGCAGTGGACCCCACCTTCAAGAACCACGCTAATGTATCTTTGTTGGATGGAAATGTGTGTCGCCTCCTCTTGACGGGATTCTCTGAAGACACGCCCAAAAACTATACCTGCATCATCACCCAGGGCGAAACTGCAAACAAGACTGCGGTTGTGGACAGCAGtaagccttttttaaattttagattttacatttcattacaggcatttagcagacactcttttccagagtgacttacacaactattacatagcatttacattgcatccatttatacagctggatatatactgaagcaatgcgggttaagtaccttgctcaaaggtacaatggcagtgtccatcCTGGCTATTGACCAACttcttagccattatactacagtgCTGCCCCAGTAATGCTACCTGTAATGCTAGCTTATGAAACAATATGCCTGAAATGTTTGAGGTTTCGTATTTACGAAACAAAACCCACTGATTCACTCACGTTCATTGTGACACAAAGGACaacttaaaatatgaattaaattaaataaagtgtaCTGGGATTGGGGTGGAGTGCTTTGGTAAGATATGATCATTGAgaactgaaataatgtaattatccTTTTCAGTGGTGCAATGTTTATCCTCAAAAGTGGAAGTGAACGAATTGACTTCTTCCTgtcaaacaaaagagaaaattctAAGGATGGACTGCAACTATACTGTCCCAGACACATCCAAAGCGCTGACTTGCGAGTACAGACAAGAAGACAAAGTGATCGGCAGTACAGATCCCAAAGTTGCAGTGGACCCCACCTTCAAGAACCACGCTAATGTAACTTTGTTGGATGGAAATGTGTGTCGCCTCCTCTTGACGGGATTCTCTGGAGACAAGCCCAAAAACTATACCTGCATCATCACCCAGGGCGAAACTGCAAACAAGACTGCGGTTGTGGACAGCAGtaagccttttttaaattttagattttacatttcattacaggcatttagcagacactcttatccagagtgacttacacaactattacatagcatttacaatccatccatttatacagctggatatatactgaagcaatgcaggttaagtaccttgctcaaaggtacaatggcagtgtccatcCTGGGTATTGACCAACttcttagccattatactacagtgCTGCCCCAGTAATGCTACCTGTAATGCTAGCTTATAAAACAATATGCCTGAAAGGTTTGAGGTCTCGCATGTACGAAAACAAACCCACTGATTCACTCACGTTCATTGTGACACAAAGGAcaacttaaaaaatgaattaaatgaaataacatcAAGTGTATTGGGATTGGGGTTAAGGGCTTTGGTAAGATATGATCgctgaaatttgaaataatgtGATTATCCTTTTCAGTGGTGCAATGTTTTTCCTCAAAAGTGGAAGTGAACGAATTGACTTCTTCCTgtcaaacaaaagagaaaattctAAGGATGGACTGCAACTATACTGTCCCAGATACATCCAAAGCGCTGACTTGCGAGTACAGACAAGAAGACAAAGTGATCGGCAGTACAGATCCCAAAGTTGCAGTGGACCCCACCTTCAAGAACCACGCTAATGTATCTTTGTTGGATGGAAATGTGTGTCGCCTCCTCTTGACGGGATTCTCTGAAGACATGCCCAAAAACTATACCTGCATCATCACCCAGGGCGAAACTGCAAACAAGACTGTGGTTGTGGACAACAGTATGCCTTATTTAAATTTTagatattacattatattacaggcatttagcagacaccctTATCCAGTGTGACTTATACTATttcatagcatccatttatacagctggatacatactgaagcaaagcagattaagtactttgctcaagggtagaatGACAGTGTCCATCCTTGGAATTGAACCTGTtatctttaggttacaagatctacttcttacccattatactacactgctgacCCAGTAAAGCTACCTGTAATGATAGCTTATaaaactagaaaggttacaattcctgaaggaattgtgtgggcttgcttcaaattccatctggcactgtcctcaagcctcaatgcatttcaatgagggcgCATAGCTCAGATGACGCCtaaaaccgtccagacccacggcacaccgtagcgttacatatacagccggggatcagcaagtagcgattacgttccagggattagtcatatcctaaaagtgtcatgagtataacttggctaactatatagctagctagctatagcagGTCCTCACCTCCCactgtaatgttatttattgtcctccgtgtgtacatacatctgtatcggtggtcgTAGCGtccatgtgtccatacatctgtattggTGGTCGTAGCGtccatgtgtccatacatctgtattggtggttgtagctgtgtgtcattagctcctactcatgtgTGCTGGATAGCATCAGTATgcgggttgtagctgtgtgtccgtagATCCTACTCATGCGTGTAGGATAGCATCTGTACGCGCTAAGTTAATTAAGTAggtgaaacgctaacatgttagcataggcgataaagctgtgcttaaaaatctcgtGTCATTGGaagtgcgtcctactaaacgtgCATGACCACCTGTGCATGTGTCCTCCTAAACGTCCATGAGAgtgaccacctgcgcatgcgtcctactaaagcATTCCACTAAACATCCATGAGTGACCCTCTATGGACTGACCACACtaaagttgaatatttcaaaaagtttgtatatttcaaaaatctgaatacaatgTCTGGAATTAGCcggtcattttggtgtaaaaagtttgaatgtagtgcaaaaactgtaggtctagttagagctagaaaaattgggcagaaagtgcagataataagaaatatgaaaggTACCAACAGTGGGTTGCCGAAAGCAAGCCCACTGACAATATACATGCAAGGTTTGAGGTCTCGCATGTACGATAACAAACCCACTGATTCACTCCTGTTCATTGTGACACAAAGGACaacttaaaatatgaattaaataaaataaagtgtacTGGGATTGGGGTAGAGTGCTTTGGTAAGATATGATCATTGAgaactgaaataatgtaattatccTTTTCAGTGGTGCAATGTTTATCCTCAAAAGTGGAAGTGAACGAATTGACTTCTTCCTgtcaaacaaaagagaaaattctAAGGATGGACTGCAACTATACTGTCCCAGATACATCCAAAGCACCGACTTGCGAGTACAGACAAGAAGGCAAAGTGATTGGCAGTACGGATCCCAAAGTTGCAGTTGAATCAACCTTCAAGAACCGCGCCAATGTATTCTTGCTGGATGGAAATGTGTGTCGCCTCCTCTTGACGGGGTTCTCTGGAGACAAGCCCAAAAGCTATACCTGCATCATCACCCAGGGCAAAACTGCAAGCAAGACTGTGGTTGTGGACGGCAGTAAGCCTTATTTAAAttttagacattacattacaggcatttagcagacactcttacccagagtgacttacacaaccattacattgcatccatttatacagctggatatatacagaagcaatgcaggttaagtacctcgctcaagggaacaacagcagtgtccatcCTGGGTATTGACCAAAttcttagccattatactataGTGCTGCCCCAGTAATCCTACCTGTAATGTTAGCTTATAAAACAATATGCATGCAAGGATTGAGGTCTCACATGTACCCACTGATTCACTCACGTTCATTGTGACACAAATTTCgacttaaaatattaattaaattaaattaaataaagtgtaTTGGGGTTGAGGGCTTTGGTAAGATATGATCACTGAGAattgaaataatgtaattatccTTTTCAGAGATGCAATGTTTTTCCACACAAGTGGAAGTGAAAGAATTGGCTTCCTgtaaaacaaaagacaaaaatctAAGGATGGACTGCAAGTATACTGTCCCAAATACATCCAAAGCGCTGACTTGCGAGTACAGACAAGAAGGCAAAGTGATTGGCAGCACGGATCCCAAAGCTGCAGTTGAATCAACCTTCAAGAACCGCGTCAGTGTGACCTTGCTGAATGGAAATGTGTGTCGCCTCCGCTTGACGGGATTCTCTGAAAACAAGCCCAAAAACCATACCTGCATCATCACACAGGGCACAAGTGCAAGGAAGTCTGTGGTTGTGAACAGCAGTAAGTCTTGTTTAAATTATAGACCGTAATGCTagcttataaaaatatatgcacaGAAGGTTTGAGGTCTCACATGTACGAAAACAAACCCACTGAGTTAGTCATGTTCATTTTGACACAAAGGTCAACTTGAAatatgaattgaatttaatgaAATCAAGTGTACTGGGATTGGGGCTGAGGGCTTTGGTATGATCACTGAGAAATGAAAtcatgtaattttctttttcagtggtGCAATGTTTTTCCTCACATGTGGGGCATCCAGTTATGGGTTGGGtaaggtaaatggtaaatggactgcatttatatagggctttacaattgatgcctcattcgccagagcagttaggtgttagttgtcttgctcaaggacacttcgacacgcccagggcggggtttgaaccggcaaccctccgactgccagacaatcggtcttacctcctgagctatgtcgcaaCATCTGTTTCTAGATTTGATGCCTTAATTATTTGAGCAGCCCAACCGTTTTTTGTGATCTTCAAGTTTACCTACATTTGTTGTTAAGGTCTTGAGTGACAGCTGACGACTAACCTTGTGTCCCTACATAAAATGTTGTAGTAGCGTTCTGCTCCTCCTTAAAAGCCAGAGTTGCTCTTAGGGTTAAGatgttttgtgtgcgtgcaaaaCCCATAGGCAAAAAAACAACGTCCAATCCATTGATTTGCTTTAATTCCAAACAGTCTATTTATTTGCTTACTGTAATGTCATTGCATCTGTTGGGTCCCAGAAAATCTCAGCCAGACAGAAGATGCACAACCCAATTCAATAACGCAAGTTTTATCTGCACACTGTCACCCCGCTGTCTCCCCTAACATTCAGTTTAACATCTTTTTATACTTTATATGGTTCCTGTGACTCCTAGGATAAGGAGGGTACGTCTGTGGTCATTGCGCGTACCCGCAGATGAAACTACTTGGGAAAATTACAAAGCATATTCTGcatgtttttctcattcatttggCTCAGTACCGTGAAAGCAATTGTACCGAACAATTCAAATATTacatgacagacagacaagccaAACGCTGTTGCACATACAGTAGGCATGGTCAAAAACTGTGTGCTTCCCCAAGTAAGCATCAACTTGTTTCCCTAAGTAAGCAACACCTTGTTTCCTGTTCCAGTGTGCTCATGTTAAGTGCAGCTGTAGCCCTATACACCGCTCAGTGTTTGACAGTATaagtgcacacatacaaaataacaTAGATGAGCAAAATGACATACTAGCTCCAAAAAATATACCAccataaaaaaagtttaatggAGTGCAGTGGTGTGTATAACTAATTATCCAAATGAGACAGTTTAATTGATTgaaaaaaacctgcacataCAGTCATCCAGGAAAGGAAATGCCCACCTCTGAACTAAAGCATTGCGTCCTTGGTAAAGTGTAACACCACCACAGCCCAGAATCCAATTCTCGCTTCTCCACTTAACAACTGGGTCCAGGAATCACGCAGGGTGAcgcataattttaattaaacacaattAGTGTTGCTTAGTGAGGTTTTTGTGCATTAGAGACTCCTGTGGTTTATTCCAATGTCTGTGGTCTACTTGTGCATAGCCTCAGTGAAAAGCAGCTGCAGTTAGCTTAATGCATTTCAGAGTATGGACATGAAATTCTTCTTTCCACAGAAATGGGTAGGACCTGAAATTGCACTCATGCACTTAAAATCATGAACATGAGCAAAGCATATTTTCAAGATCAGATAAGAAATGTGGGTGCATCACAAAGTGATGCAAGGCTGTTACAAATATATGGCtattataatacatatattttaaacacatcgcaaaatatttatattttccacatgtccaatatactgcaatatattcaATTTCTGAAAGGGGCAAGGTTGGTTCTGAGGGGATGGGTAAATGATTTGGTCACTCCCAGTGCACCTTGAATGGAAGCTTATGATTCTGGcctgtgcttttcttttcagaaactCTGATTCCCTGTTCTGCCATCAGCGTGCTGTTCCAGACGAGCCCTGCAGTGCTGCTAACGCTGCTCCCTGTGCTGCTGGAAATATGGCATTTGTGAAGCGGTGGAGTGCGGAAGGCATGAAATCACTAGCTTTATTTGAATCGGGCCTTTAAATCCGTTTTATTTGAATCAGGCCTTTAAATCCGTTTTATTTGAATCAGGCCTTTAAATCCGTTTTATTTGAATCAGGCCTTTAAATCCGTTTTATTTGAATCAGGCCTTTAAATCAGTTTTATCTGAATCAGTCCTTTTTTGTTTGGCTCACCTACTGGATATATAAACTTGCTACCTGACATTCTAGAATGCCTGCAGATTTCTGTATGGATattgcaaaaacacacaatttaTAGCTTGACAGGATTATTTTATGACTGAAAACATTTATGACCATCCAGTGTgaatgcctttttattttttcttttctcacaatgtttgtgtttcttcaaGCTTGTATAACCTTTTTAGTAATTGTGTATCtgaataaacataataataataataataattataataataataataaatagccCCTTCATTCATAGGTTAGGCTAAGGGAAATAAATAGTTcaagtaaatgtgtgtgtgtgtgtgtgtgtgtgtgagagagagagagataactcCTGCTCATATACCCAcacttgatttttaataaatgtataaaacatttattttcatatgcatGTTACTCGGTTGTATGTTAATGTCTGGTTCTTGTCCATCCTCATCCATAAATTGATATTAATTTGAACGATGACACTGTCATGTTGCTTCTTAGTGGGAAGCAATtggggagcagggagggagtcCATGATCTCAATTTATCAATTTATCAGTTGCTCCCCACCGACTGCACAACTTCatgcatgatgggaaacgaCTTGCTCTGGTTTGAGCGAAGCGCCAGTTGGCTCAGAAAAGCTGTCACCACCCACAAGGAAGTTATGAAACTTCTATCTTATCCATCATTATTCCAAGATGAACTTCATGAACTGTCAGACAGAcaccaaattatttttatcagaGTACTGACATTCACAATTGAACGCTTTACACATTCTTCATAAATGCTGTCTTAATAAACATCTCTGCAATGGAGTTTATATCGAAATAACTGTATCAAAACCCCTGAATAAAATATAGTGAGAAAGTAATTAGAAGAAGCTCTTGGTACACAAACTCCTgtatccaataataataataataataataataataataataataataataataaatgaagacTTGATTCATATCAATTTGTAGTGAGTGTTATAGTATTTCTCGCTATTCTCGTATACCCCCAGTAAACCAAAGAATAATTAGCTGGCCAAACATTATCAATGGTCTCGAAATTATAATTAGCCAAAATTGCCAGACGTACTGGGATTTCTACTGCATCCATTTCATCGGCAACAAAAAACGCGAACGCAATATCTGCCATTGCTAGATGAGGCGAGCAGGCTAGTCAACCAAGAAGTGTCCGACTTCTTGACTCCTCCCCCGACTGCAATCAGCTTGTTTGATGAGCCGAAAGTCATCAAACAAGCCTAATGACAACCTATGAGTCGCAGGATGTTAGTGACATAGAGGTttcacattaataattaatggtTAATGTGAATTactagtaaataaaataaatgtgaaaaaatagtaaATGTTTTGCAAATCTTAGTGGGAAGCAATTGGGGAGCAAGGAGGGAGTCCATGATCTCAATTTATCAAGTAACGATAAGATCTATTTTTGAAtatggttttattgtttttggatCTGTTGCCAAGGCAACTCATGATAAACTTGATATTGTCCTAGCAAAGGTGCATAAAAGTTCGAATTGCAGTATTTCTGAATTGAGTGGCTTGAACTGCCATAAATTCCCAGCTAGGTTCCTTCTTCAAGAAATTTGTGGATTTTGTaataagaatttaaaaagacattttctggGAAGTATGAATGAACAGCCTGGGAAGCTATACAGTGGTGATGAAATGATTATAGATCATCCTTGCTGGCCAGCTAACCCCTTCTAGTTACTCCCTGATCCTGAGATAGATCACTTTATTAACTGTGATTAAGGAAGAAGATATAAGTGGTCAGACTTAGATGTTATCTTAATTAGTCGTGGGAATGCCTCTTGAAGATTTAGACAGATGTACGTTCCAGAAAGCAGAAGGTCTAGATTTGGAATTTATGTTACACAACTTGAATTCTAACAAGGTAATCAAATCAcagatgattatgattatgaagCCATGGCAAGAGATGTGGGAAAATCACAAAAG is from Anguilla anguilla isolate fAngAng1 chromosome 9, fAngAng1.pri, whole genome shotgun sequence and encodes:
- the LOC118235266 gene encoding obscurin-like isoform X3, producing the protein MKMHLFITLCLLVVQGLSSEVEVNELTSSCQTKEKILMMDCNYTVSNTSKALTCEYRQEDKVIGSTDPKVAVDPTFKNHANVTLLDGNVCRLLLMGFSEDTPKNYTCIITQGETANKTVVVDCMVQGLSSEVEVNELTSSCQTKEKILMMDCNYTVSNTSKALTCEYRQEDKVIGSTDPKVAVDPTFKNHANVTLLDGNVCRLLLMGFSEDTPKNYTCIITQGETANKTVVVDSMVQCLSSKVEVNELTSSCQTKEKILRMDCNYTVPDTSKALTCEYRQEDKVIGSTDPKVAVYPTFKNHANVTLLDGNVCRLLLTGFSGDKPKNYTCIITQGETANKTAVVDSMVQCLSSKVEVNELTSSCQTKEKILRMDCNYTVPDTSKALTCEYRQEDKVIGSTDPKVAVDPTFKNHANVSLLDGNVCRLLLTGFSEDTPKNYTCIITQGETANKTAVVDSMVQCLSSKVEVNELTSSCQTKEKILMMDCNYTVSNTSKALTCEYRQEDKVIGSTDPKVAVDPTFKSHANVSLLDGNVCRLLLTGFSGDKPKNYTCIITQGETANKTAVVDSMVQCLSSKVEVNELTSSCQTKEKILRMDCNYTVPDTSKALTCEYRQEDKVIGSTDPKVAVDPTFKNHANVTLLDGNVCRLLLTGFSEDMPKNYTCIITQGETANKTAVVDSMVQCLSSKVEVNELTSSCQTKEKILRMDCNYTVPDTSKALTCEYRQEDKVIGSTDPKVAVDPTFKNHANVTLLDGNVCRLLLTGFSGDKPKNYTCIITQGETANKTVVVDSMVQCLSSKVEVNELTSSCQTKEKILRMDCNYTVPDTSKALTCEYRQEGKVIGSTDPKVAVDPTFKNHANVSLLDGNVCRLLLTGFSEDMPKNYTCIITQGETANKTAVVDSMVQCLSSKVEVNELTSSCQTKEKILRMDCNYTVPDTSKALTCEYRQEDKVIGSTDPKVAVDPTFKNHANVSLLDGNVCRLLLTGFSEDTPKNYTCIITQGETANKTAVVDSMVQCLSSKVEVNELTSSCQTKEKILRMDCNYTVPDTSKALTCEYRQEDKVIGSTDPKVAVDPTFKNHANVSLLDGNVCRLLLTGFSEDTPKNYTCIITQGETANKTAVVDSMVQCLSSKVEVNELTSSCQTKEKILRMDCNYTVPDTSKALTCEYRQEDKVIGSTDPKVAVDPTFKNHANVTLLDGNVCRLLLTGFSGDKPKNYTCIITQGETANKTAVVDSMVQCFSSKVEVNELTSSCQTKEKILRMDCNYTVPDTSKALTCEYRQEDKVIGSTDPKVAVDPTFKNHANVSLLDGNVCRLLLTGFSEDMPKNYTCIITQGETANKTVVVDNMVQCLSSKVEVNELTSSCQTKEKILRMDCNYTVPDTSKAPTCEYRQEGKVIGSTDPKVAVESTFKNRANVFLLDGNVCRLLLTGFSGDKPKSYTCIITQGKTASKTVVVDGKMQCFSTQVEVKELASCKTKDKNLRMDCKYTVPNTSKALTCEYRQEGKVIGSTDPKAAVESTFKNRVSVTLLNGNVCRLRLTGFSENKPKNHTCIITQGTSARKSVVVNSKTLIPCSAISVLFQTSPAVLLTLLPVLLEIWHL